One Luteibacter sp. 9135 DNA segment encodes these proteins:
- a CDS encoding alpha/beta hydrolase has translation MKRPPRIAIIVVLLTTAMAGRHMVMSLHDASDAHASTPAATHTAVPAATNPAPPRVWRLGSVELKPCELPQPHSGLSTAAWCAPFVVPENRAEPHGRMLTLRLAVVRSSAQVPADDMLAFIAGGPGQSAAESYSGIAPAMAPLLAHRNLLLLDQRGTGASHPLSCRDDEPGAPAGAAEVHGFDAGAVRRETQHCLDQLSQDADVRFYTTTDAVADLEDVRRALGSPTFDLIGVSYGTRVAQQYAMRHPDGLRTLVLDGIAPNALVLGEDFAVNLDAALKAQFARCEADDACRARFSDPYQTLFQLRDALRANPHMVSFRDPQNYASVKRVLSEHALATVVRMFAYSPETAALLPLSIDAAARGDVGPLLGQAKLLTGDLGDTMDGGMQYSVICSEDGDLLQSRPQDKDTILGDTMIEAFRAACSVWPHGTMPADFHQPLKSAVPALLMSGEFDPVTPPRYGDDVLKGLPNGRHLVLRGQGHNVISRGCMPRVLDHFIDTADAKALDVTCLERLRPLPVFVGFNGATP, from the coding sequence ATGAAACGTCCCCCACGCATCGCCATCATCGTCGTCCTGCTCACCACGGCGATGGCGGGGCGGCACATGGTGATGTCCCTGCATGACGCGTCCGATGCCCATGCCTCCACCCCGGCGGCGACGCACACCGCGGTGCCAGCGGCCACCAATCCCGCGCCGCCGCGCGTCTGGCGCCTCGGTTCCGTCGAGCTGAAGCCGTGCGAGTTGCCGCAGCCACACTCGGGCCTGTCGACCGCCGCGTGGTGTGCGCCCTTCGTGGTGCCGGAAAACCGCGCCGAGCCGCACGGTCGCATGCTCACCCTGCGCCTGGCCGTGGTGCGCAGCAGCGCCCAGGTGCCGGCGGACGACATGCTGGCCTTCATCGCGGGCGGTCCCGGCCAGTCGGCGGCGGAAAGCTACTCCGGCATCGCGCCGGCCATGGCCCCGCTGCTGGCCCATCGCAACCTGCTGCTGCTCGACCAGCGCGGCACCGGCGCCTCCCATCCGCTGAGCTGCCGCGACGACGAGCCGGGCGCACCGGCAGGCGCGGCGGAGGTGCACGGGTTCGATGCCGGCGCGGTGCGGCGCGAGACGCAGCATTGCCTCGACCAGCTGTCGCAGGATGCCGACGTGCGCTTCTACACCACCACCGATGCCGTGGCCGACCTGGAGGATGTCCGCCGTGCGCTGGGCTCGCCGACGTTCGACCTGATCGGCGTGTCCTACGGCACGCGCGTGGCACAGCAGTACGCCATGCGTCACCCCGACGGTTTGCGCACCCTCGTGCTGGACGGCATCGCCCCCAACGCGCTGGTGCTGGGCGAGGACTTCGCGGTCAACCTCGACGCGGCGCTGAAGGCGCAGTTCGCTCGTTGCGAGGCGGACGACGCCTGCCGGGCGCGTTTCAGCGATCCCTACCAGACCCTGTTCCAGTTGCGCGACGCGCTACGCGCCAACCCGCACATGGTCAGCTTCCGCGATCCGCAGAACTATGCCTCGGTGAAGCGCGTGTTGAGCGAGCACGCCCTGGCCACGGTGGTGCGCATGTTCGCCTATTCGCCGGAAACCGCTGCCTTGCTGCCCCTGTCCATCGACGCCGCCGCGCGGGGCGATGTCGGGCCCCTGCTGGGCCAGGCGAAGCTGCTCACGGGCGACCTGGGCGACACCATGGACGGCGGCATGCAGTATTCAGTGATCTGCAGCGAAGACGGCGACCTCCTGCAATCGCGTCCGCAGGACAAGGACACCATCCTGGGCGACACCATGATCGAGGCGTTTCGCGCGGCCTGTTCCGTCTGGCCGCATGGCACGATGCCGGCCGACTTCCACCAGCCGCTGAAGAGCGCGGTGCCCGCCTTGCTGATGTCCGGCGAATTCGACCCGGTCACGCCACCGCGCTACGGCGACGACGTGCTCAAGGGCCTGCCCAACGGCCGCCACCTGGTGCTCCGGGGCCAGGGCCACAACGTGATCTCGCGCGGCTGCATGCCACGCGTGCTCGACCATTTCATCGACACGGCCGACGCGAAGGCGCTGGACGTGACGTGCCTGGAGCGGCTGCGCCCGCTGCCGGTGTTCGTCGGATTCAACGGAGCCACGCCATGA
- a CDS encoding ABC transporter ATP-binding protein codes for MIEVRDLHKAFGTVRAVNGVNFTARDGEITGLLGPNGAGKTTTLRMLYTLMRPDAGQVLVDGMDAYQDALAVRRRLGVLPDARGLYKRLTAAENIDYFGRLHGMSSDLLARRREVLIDALEMRDIADRRTEGFSQGQRVKTAIARALIHDPRNVLLDEPTNGLDVMATRAMRRFMRQLRDEGRCVLFSSHIMQEVAALCDRIVVIAQGRVVADETPAALLAQTGQATLEDAFVTIIGTDEGLAA; via the coding sequence ATGATCGAGGTAAGGGACCTGCACAAGGCCTTCGGCACGGTGCGCGCCGTGAACGGCGTGAACTTCACCGCGCGCGACGGCGAGATCACCGGCCTGCTCGGCCCCAACGGGGCGGGCAAGACCACCACGCTGCGCATGCTGTACACGCTGATGCGGCCCGATGCCGGACAGGTGCTGGTGGACGGGATGGATGCCTACCAGGATGCGCTTGCGGTGCGCCGGCGCCTCGGCGTGCTTCCCGATGCGCGCGGCCTGTATAAACGGCTGACTGCCGCGGAGAACATCGATTATTTCGGCCGGCTGCACGGCATGTCGTCCGACCTGCTGGCGCGACGTCGCGAGGTCCTGATCGACGCGCTGGAGATGCGCGACATCGCCGATCGCCGTACGGAGGGTTTTTCCCAGGGGCAACGGGTCAAGACGGCTATCGCCCGTGCGCTGATCCACGATCCGCGCAACGTCCTGCTCGACGAGCCGACCAACGGCCTGGACGTGATGGCGACGCGCGCCATGCGCCGCTTCATGCGGCAGTTGCGCGACGAAGGACGCTGCGTGCTGTTTTCCAGTCACATCATGCAGGAGGTGGCCGCGCTGTGCGATCGCATCGTGGTGATCGCGCAGGGTCGTGTGGTCGCCGATGAAACGCCCGCCGCGCTGCTGGCGCAGACGGGCCAGGCCACGCTCGAGGATGCCTTCGTGACGATCATCGGTACCGACGAAGGACTGGCCGCATGA
- a CDS encoding ABC transporter permease: protein MSAFSAVYWKEVRENLRDRRTLVSALVTGPLLGPIIFIMLMNVMTNRELAKVDRNIDVPVIGAELAPNLMAALKGAGIDADPGMADPENAVREQRADVVVRIAPDYAKAWNKGQSVQVELIYDSSRRDASTPVLRVRSVVESYGRREGAMRLIARGLSPTTAWPVQVADRDQATSQSRSALMFSFLPYFFTLTVFLGGMYLAIDLTAGERERQSLEPLFVNPVARWKILAGKLAAICTFSLVSLFLTIAAFMTAPWFIPTEKLGIALDLGLRFGAQVALLMLPLILLLAALQSLVSALAKSYREAQTYLSILMMIPIVPSVLLSVVPVRAEPWMYAVPLLGQNLGIVQLLRGDGMPAWQIGTCLAGGFAAALLATLGAALLYRSERLAISA from the coding sequence ATGAGCGCGTTCTCCGCGGTGTACTGGAAGGAAGTGCGCGAGAACCTGCGTGACCGGCGCACGCTGGTCAGCGCCCTGGTCACCGGGCCGCTGCTGGGTCCGATCATCTTCATCATGCTGATGAACGTCATGACCAATCGCGAGCTGGCCAAGGTCGATCGCAACATCGATGTCCCGGTCATCGGCGCGGAACTGGCGCCCAACCTGATGGCGGCGCTGAAAGGGGCCGGCATCGACGCCGATCCCGGCATGGCCGATCCCGAGAACGCCGTGCGCGAACAGCGCGCCGATGTCGTGGTGCGCATCGCGCCGGACTACGCCAAGGCGTGGAACAAGGGCCAGAGCGTGCAGGTGGAACTGATCTACGATTCCTCGCGACGCGACGCGTCCACGCCCGTGCTGCGCGTACGCAGCGTGGTGGAAAGCTACGGCCGCCGCGAGGGGGCGATGCGCCTGATCGCGCGCGGCCTGTCGCCCACCACGGCCTGGCCCGTGCAGGTGGCCGATCGCGACCAGGCCACATCGCAATCGCGCTCTGCGCTGATGTTCTCGTTCCTGCCGTACTTCTTCACGCTCACCGTGTTCCTCGGCGGCATGTACCTGGCCATCGACCTCACCGCCGGTGAGCGCGAGCGCCAGTCGCTGGAGCCGCTGTTCGTCAATCCGGTAGCGCGCTGGAAGATCCTCGCCGGCAAGCTGGCGGCGATCTGCACGTTCTCGCTGGTCAGCCTGTTCCTCACCATCGCCGCGTTCATGACGGCGCCGTGGTTCATCCCGACGGAAAAACTCGGCATCGCGCTCGACCTGGGCCTGCGCTTCGGCGCCCAGGTGGCCTTGCTGATGCTGCCGCTCATCCTGCTGCTGGCTGCGTTGCAGTCGCTGGTGTCGGCCTTGGCCAAGAGCTATCGCGAGGCGCAGACCTACCTGTCGATCCTGATGATGATCCCCATCGTGCCGAGCGTGCTGCTCTCGGTCGTTCCGGTGCGCGCGGAACCCTGGATGTACGCGGTGCCGCTGCTGGGCCAGAACCTGGGCATCGTGCAGCTGCTGCGCGGCGATGGCATGCCCGCCTGGCAGATCGGCACCTGCCTTGCCGGCGGTTTTGCCGCCGCGTTGCTGGCCACGCTGGGCGCGGCCCTGCTCTACCGTTCCGAACGCCTGGCGATTTCGGCCTAA
- a CDS encoding TonB-dependent receptor family protein, translated as MSQSPFRPLAAGVLIALAGTASAQEATLTPVVVTATRTAQAPYDIPAAIDVVATPPDGSLDVNLSERVQSIPGIVARDRQNYAQDTQVSIRGFGARSTFGIRGIRLYTDGIPATMPDGQGQVSHFNLDSAARVEVLRGPFSALYGNASGGVVQVFTADGTEPPELRFGVAGGSNGNLRTSVNARGVDGPVDYNVDFSHFRTSGYRDHSAARRESGNAKVGWKIDDDTKLTLVVNTVDIPDAQDPLGLTKAQFKADPRQVATVADTYDTRKSADQQQAGLIWDQRLDAANSLRVMGYYGQRGVTQYLSIPKATQVAQPGNSGGVVDLANEYGGGDARWTWSDTLAGRPFEIAAGVAYDNQTQHRQGYNNFVGGTLGVRGDKRRDEIDRVFDFDQYAQATWRVADDWSLMGGLRHSEVRFRSTDRYIVAGNPDDSGSTTYSATTPVFGVLWRATPWAHVYANWGRGFETPTFSELGYRADGGAGLAFDLRPSRSRNGEVGLKLQPSDHTEAGLALFRADSDDELAVATNLGGRTTYQNIARSRRQGIEASFKSEIAPDLHVVAAYTRLQASFRTPFLTCASTGCAAPDTPVAAGTRIPGVPRSTAYAALTYGAERGWQAGLDMNAMGATSANDLGTASAAGYALFGLSAGYVVDDGPWRINTFARVDNLADRHVVGSVIVNDGNGRYDEPAPGRTFLVGVDLRWR; from the coding sequence ATGTCGCAGTCCCCCTTCCGTCCGCTCGCCGCGGGCGTGCTTATCGCACTGGCGGGTACCGCCTCCGCCCAGGAAGCCACCCTCACACCGGTGGTGGTGACGGCTACCCGCACCGCCCAGGCACCCTACGATATTCCCGCGGCCATCGACGTGGTGGCCACCCCGCCCGACGGCTCGCTGGACGTCAACCTGTCCGAACGGGTGCAGTCCATTCCCGGCATCGTGGCGCGCGATCGACAGAATTACGCGCAGGACACCCAGGTTTCCATCCGTGGGTTCGGCGCGCGATCCACCTTCGGCATCCGTGGCATCCGCCTGTATACCGACGGCATTCCAGCGACGATGCCGGACGGCCAGGGCCAGGTGTCGCATTTCAACCTGGATTCGGCGGCGCGCGTGGAAGTATTGCGCGGCCCGTTTTCAGCCCTCTACGGCAATGCCTCGGGCGGCGTGGTGCAGGTGTTCACCGCCGACGGCACCGAGCCGCCGGAACTACGATTCGGCGTTGCCGGCGGCAGCAATGGCAACCTGCGCACGTCCGTGAACGCGCGGGGCGTCGACGGCCCCGTGGACTACAACGTCGATTTCAGCCATTTCCGTACCAGCGGCTACCGCGACCACAGCGCCGCGCGGCGGGAATCGGGCAATGCCAAGGTCGGCTGGAAGATCGACGACGACACGAAGCTCACCCTGGTGGTCAACACGGTGGACATACCGGATGCGCAGGATCCGCTCGGGCTGACGAAGGCGCAGTTCAAGGCCGATCCGCGCCAGGTCGCCACCGTGGCCGACACCTACGACACCCGCAAATCGGCGGACCAGCAACAGGCCGGGCTGATCTGGGACCAGCGGCTCGACGCGGCGAACAGCCTGCGCGTCATGGGCTACTACGGGCAGCGTGGCGTGACCCAGTACCTGTCGATACCCAAGGCCACGCAGGTGGCGCAGCCGGGTAACTCGGGCGGTGTGGTGGACCTTGCCAACGAGTACGGTGGCGGCGACGCCCGCTGGACCTGGAGCGACACGCTGGCCGGCCGGCCCTTCGAGATCGCCGCCGGCGTCGCCTACGACAACCAGACACAGCACCGGCAGGGCTACAACAACTTCGTGGGCGGCACGCTCGGCGTGCGCGGTGACAAGCGACGCGACGAGATCGACCGTGTGTTCGACTTCGACCAGTACGCACAGGCCACCTGGCGCGTGGCCGACGACTGGAGCCTGATGGGCGGCCTGCGCCACAGCGAGGTACGTTTCCGTTCCACCGATCGTTACATCGTGGCCGGCAATCCCGACGACAGCGGCAGCACGACGTACAGCGCCACCACGCCGGTGTTCGGCGTACTGTGGCGCGCGACGCCGTGGGCGCACGTCTATGCGAACTGGGGTCGCGGCTTCGAAACCCCGACGTTCTCCGAGTTGGGCTATCGCGCCGACGGCGGCGCTGGCCTGGCCTTCGACCTGCGGCCCTCGCGCTCGCGCAACGGCGAGGTGGGCCTGAAGCTGCAGCCCTCGGACCACACGGAAGCCGGGCTGGCCCTGTTCCGCGCCGACAGCGACGACGAACTGGCCGTGGCGACCAACCTCGGCGGGCGCACCACCTACCAGAACATCGCGCGCTCGCGACGCCAGGGCATCGAGGCCTCGTTCAAGAGCGAGATCGCACCGGACCTGCACGTCGTCGCGGCCTATACGCGCCTGCAGGCGAGTTTCCGCACGCCGTTCCTCACCTGCGCGAGCACCGGCTGCGCCGCGCCCGATACGCCGGTGGCGGCCGGCACACGCATTCCGGGCGTGCCGCGATCCACCGCGTATGCCGCGCTGACGTACGGTGCCGAGCGCGGCTGGCAGGCGGGTCTGGACATGAACGCGATGGGCGCGACCTCGGCGAACGACCTGGGCACGGCCTCGGCGGCGGGCTACGCCCTGTTCGGACTGTCGGCGGGTTATGTCGTGGACGATGGCCCGTGGCGGATCAACACCTTCGCCCGTGTGGACAACCTTGCCGACCGGCACGTGGTCGGCTCGGTGATCGTCAACGACGGTAACGGGCGCTACGACGAACCCGCGCCCGGCCGCACGTTCCTGGTCGGCGTGGACCTGCGCTGGCGTTAG
- a CDS encoding class I SAM-dependent methyltransferase: MKKLAFACAGLLGLALSHAALAAGAQQPTRAASSTGIDATSAAQLDKAVAGSWRSPENKARDMYRHPQQTLSFFGVRPDMTVIEIWPSGGWFTEILAPYLHDNGHYIGAVEAGSKSTAALQKKFSFAPAQYGNAKIMEFNHKAPVLGAPGSADRVLTFRNVHNWAADGSAEAMFKAMFAVLKPGGVLGVEDHRADAGKKLDDVVNSGYLPTDYVIKLATDAGFKLDAQSEINANPKDDHNHPKGVWTLPPSFDMGDTDKAKWQAIGESDRMTLRFVKPAAAK, encoded by the coding sequence ATGAAGAAACTCGCCTTTGCCTGCGCCGGCCTGCTCGGTCTCGCGCTTTCGCACGCCGCCCTGGCTGCCGGCGCCCAGCAGCCGACCCGCGCCGCATCGTCCACCGGCATCGACGCGACCAGCGCCGCCCAACTCGACAAGGCCGTCGCCGGGAGCTGGCGCTCGCCGGAGAACAAGGCGCGCGACATGTATCGCCACCCGCAGCAGACGCTGAGCTTCTTCGGCGTGCGCCCGGACATGACCGTCATTGAGATATGGCCGTCCGGTGGCTGGTTCACCGAGATCCTCGCGCCCTACCTGCACGACAACGGCCACTACATCGGCGCGGTGGAAGCGGGCTCCAAGAGCACGGCGGCCCTGCAGAAGAAGTTCTCCTTCGCTCCGGCGCAGTACGGCAACGCGAAGATCATGGAGTTCAACCACAAGGCGCCGGTGCTGGGTGCGCCGGGGTCGGCCGATCGCGTGCTGACCTTCCGCAACGTGCACAACTGGGCCGCCGACGGCAGCGCCGAGGCCATGTTCAAGGCGATGTTCGCGGTGCTCAAGCCCGGCGGCGTGCTGGGCGTGGAAGACCATCGTGCCGATGCCGGCAAGAAGCTCGACGACGTGGTCAACTCCGGCTACCTGCCGACCGACTACGTGATCAAGCTGGCCACCGATGCCGGTTTCAAGCTGGACGCGCAAAGCGAGATCAACGCCAATCCGAAGGACGACCACAATCATCCCAAGGGCGTGTGGACCCTGCCGCCCTCGTTCGACATGGGCGACACGGACAAGGCCAAGTGGCAGGCCATCGGCGAGTCCGACCGGATGACCCTGCGCTTCGTGAAGCCCGCCGCCGCGAAGTAA
- a CDS encoding pseudouridine synthase, with translation MLVALNKPFGVLCQFTDAAGRRTLADVVPHKGVYAAGRLDHDSEGLLLLTDDGKLQHRLADPKHKQPKTYVVQVEGVPTEDALDRLRRGVTLNDGPTLPAGVAAIDPPDWLWPRDPPVRFRKTVPDAWLRIVLREGRNRQVRRMTAAVGLPTLRLIREAVGDYRLDGLAPGAVRIIDPTRQTER, from the coding sequence GTGCTGGTCGCGCTGAACAAGCCCTTCGGGGTGCTGTGCCAGTTCACCGACGCCGCCGGCCGGCGCACGCTGGCCGATGTCGTGCCGCACAAGGGCGTGTACGCGGCCGGCCGGTTGGACCACGACAGCGAAGGCCTGCTGCTGCTCACCGACGACGGCAAGCTGCAGCATCGCCTGGCCGATCCGAAGCACAAGCAGCCGAAGACGTATGTGGTGCAGGTGGAGGGTGTGCCGACGGAAGACGCCCTCGACCGGCTACGCCGCGGCGTCACGCTCAACGACGGCCCCACGCTGCCGGCCGGCGTGGCGGCGATCGACCCACCCGACTGGCTGTGGCCACGCGATCCGCCCGTGCGCTTTCGCAAGACGGTGCCGGATGCGTGGCTGCGCATCGTGCTGCGCGAAGGGCGCAACCGGCAGGTGCGGCGCATGACGGCGGCCGTGGGATTGCCCACGCTGCGCCTGATCCGCGAGGCCGTCGGCGATTACCGACTCGACGGCCTGGCCCCGGGGGCCGTGCGGATCATCGACCCGACGCGTCAGACCGAGCGATAA
- a CDS encoding 2-dehydro-3-deoxy-6-phosphogalactonate aldolase, producing MSWPTALPLIAILRGITPDEVVGHVEALIAEGFDAIEIPLNSPDWQRSIPLAVETAGARALVGAGTVLSPEAAAQVADLGGHLMVTPNTDPATIRKARERNLYTAIGFMTPTEAFAALAAGAQSLKLFPSSILGPSYIKGIRAVLPPDVPLLAVGGVTPENLGQFLDAGCIGAGLGSDLYKPGQPVSRTRERAAAFVTAYRSV from the coding sequence ATGAGCTGGCCCACCGCTCTGCCGCTCATCGCGATCCTGCGCGGTATCACCCCCGACGAAGTAGTCGGCCATGTCGAGGCGCTGATCGCCGAAGGCTTCGACGCCATCGAGATCCCACTGAATTCGCCCGACTGGCAGCGCAGCATCCCGCTCGCGGTGGAAACGGCCGGTGCACGCGCCCTGGTCGGTGCGGGTACCGTCCTGTCGCCCGAGGCGGCCGCCCAGGTGGCCGACCTGGGCGGCCACCTGATGGTCACGCCCAACACCGATCCGGCCACCATCCGCAAGGCGCGCGAGCGCAACCTCTATACCGCCATCGGCTTCATGACGCCAACGGAAGCGTTTGCGGCACTGGCTGCCGGCGCACAATCGCTCAAGCTGTTTCCGTCGTCGATCCTCGGGCCCTCCTATATCAAGGGCATCCGTGCGGTGCTGCCGCCGGACGTGCCGTTGCTGGCGGTCGGCGGCGTTACCCCGGAAAACCTGGGCCAGTTCCTCGACGCCGGCTGCATCGGGGCCGGGCTGGGCAGTGATCTCTACAAACCCGGTCAGCCCGTGTCACGAACGCGGGAACGCGCCGCCGCCTTCGTCACCGCTTATCGCTCGGTCTGA
- a CDS encoding SMP-30/gluconolactonase/LRE family protein, giving the protein MTDSFKPLSPQRQAHAEGVIWDDLTGLVRWTDIATSTIHDYDPATGVVREHVLPARVGCFALTHEPGVLLLAMEKQLGRFDTRDGRLHVLDDIEAGLPGTRTNDGRCDRGGNFIFGTLNERGPEQIASFWRYTKNGQLGRLALPKAAITNSICFSPDGETMYFTDSPTARIMACDYDSDTGEVDRIRGFAEVDAGHEPDGSTIDADGFLWNAQWGASRVVRYAPDGRIDTIIPLPARQPSCVSFAGTDLAQMVITSAHKGIDEATVRDEPLNGAIFIGTPPRGRGLPEARYGHEVQS; this is encoded by the coding sequence ATGACCGATTCGTTCAAACCCCTTTCCCCGCAGCGCCAGGCCCATGCCGAAGGCGTGATCTGGGACGACCTGACGGGCCTGGTCCGCTGGACCGATATCGCCACGTCGACGATCCACGACTACGACCCGGCCACCGGCGTGGTGCGCGAGCATGTGCTGCCTGCGCGCGTCGGCTGCTTCGCGCTGACCCACGAGCCCGGCGTCCTGCTGCTGGCGATGGAGAAACAGTTGGGGCGGTTCGATACGCGCGATGGCCGCCTGCATGTCCTGGACGACATCGAGGCCGGCCTTCCCGGCACACGCACCAACGACGGGCGCTGCGACCGCGGCGGCAACTTCATCTTCGGCACGCTGAACGAGCGGGGGCCCGAACAGATCGCCTCGTTCTGGCGCTACACGAAGAACGGCCAGCTGGGCCGCCTGGCCCTGCCCAAGGCCGCGATCACCAACAGCATCTGTTTCAGTCCCGACGGGGAAACGATGTACTTCACCGATTCACCGACGGCTCGCATCATGGCCTGCGACTACGATTCGGACACCGGCGAGGTGGATCGCATCCGCGGTTTTGCCGAGGTGGATGCGGGCCACGAGCCGGACGGTTCCACCATCGATGCCGACGGTTTCCTCTGGAACGCCCAATGGGGCGCGTCGCGCGTGGTCCGCTACGCGCCGGACGGGCGCATCGACACGATCATTCCGCTGCCCGCGCGCCAGCCCAGCTGCGTCAGCTTTGCGGGGACGGACCTGGCGCAGATGGTGATCACCTCCGCGCACAAGGGCATCGACGAGGCCACGGTCCGCGACGAGCCGCTCAACGGCGCAATCTTCATCGGCACGCCGCCGCGAGGGCGTGGCCTGCCCGAGGCACGCTACGGCCACGAGGTGCAGTCATGA